The genomic region TCGTAACTATGGGGTGGGTGAAACCAATACCTATTCATACCCGAATTGGTTTTTCTTAGGAGATAACACAGATCAAGCCAGTTCAATATTTTCCCTCGGCTCCCTATCCATCGAAGTTGCAGACGGTTTAACGGAGTCCCTACTCCCCACGAGGGGAACGGTGTTAACCTCAAGTCCCTCTCCTTTCCCCCTAGAGCGTCGGGTAGGAACAGAGGGCCACGATCTGATCATTCCCTCGATCAACCCTTTAGCCCGAAATTATTCTATTGTTAATCTGTTCGGGGGTCTTTGGGCTTTAGAGGGAGATGACCGAGTATTTGGTTCACCTTTTAGTGAAATCATTCTGGGAAATGAGGGTGAGGATCAATTGTGGGGTGGGGGAGATAGCGATCGCCTGTTGGGAGGACAAGGTAATGATTTCCTCTTTGGTGGCCTGTTGCACGATCTGCTACGGGGGGATCTCGACTCCGATCGCCTTTGGGGAGACTCAGGCAATGATACCTTGCGAGGCGGCCAAGGCAATGATACCTTGCAGGGGGGAGCCGGCCAAGATTTCCTCGTGGGAGATTTAGGCTTCGATTTGCTCATGGGGGGTGAAGAGGCCGATACCTTGGTCTTGCGCTACGATGAAGCCAACAACAATCCCGGTTTGGTCGATCAAATTCTCGATTGGAATGGCAATGAAGACCGCATCGGTCTCACGGATGGCTTAACTTTCTCGGATCTAGACTTGGATACTACGGTCAATGTGGGCGGAACCTTGGCCCTAGATACGGTGATTAAAGTTCGTGCCACCGGACAAAGTTTAGGCACTCTAATCGATTACAGTTCTGGATTAAGTGCCGACCATTTTACCTCCCTTTCTCCCTCAGA from Roseofilum capinflatum BLCC-M114 harbors:
- a CDS encoding calcium-binding protein yields the protein METILFDGALNTLPTEQGYLFLQGNGSSQADVLSNNRVTVNTHNGPPSLGYVNYSLLQLPFPVNSSPHVNPFNARFPVLNPTEGYTVSFNLALDSEQSSDPNQAGLTLLVVSDKEAGEIEFGFTETQIFAKNADFIPGESVNFNTQSATDYELAVKDQSYTLLANGQPILSGPLRNYGVGETNTYSYPNWFFLGDNTDQASSIFSLGSLSIEVADGLTESLLPTRGTVLTSSPSPFPLERRVGTEGHDLIIPSINPLARNYSIVNLFGGLWALEGDDRVFGSPFSEIILGNEGEDQLWGGGDSDRLLGGQGNDFLFGGLLHDLLRGDLDSDRLWGDSGNDTLRGGQGNDTLQGGAGQDFLVGDLGFDLLMGGEEADTLVLRYDEANNNPGLVDQILDWNGNEDRIGLTDGLTFSDLDLDTTVNVGGTLALDTVIKVRATGQSLGTLIDYSSGLSADHFTSLSPSEMQTGADVFNPQIMPYIPPSLFPDVIYIPNIVPPIPQ